The following proteins are encoded in a genomic region of Tuberibacillus sp. Marseille-P3662:
- the rho gene encoding transcription termination factor Rho produces MEVTLAELENMKLKELYDLAKQYKVSYYSKLTKRELVFSILKARAENDGLSFMEGVLEIITSEGFGFLRPINYSPSSEDIYISASQIRRFDLRSGDKVSGKVRPPKENERYFGLLHVEAVNGDDPETAKDRVYFPALTPLYPEKKMSLETHAKGISTRVMDMISPVGYGQRGLIVAPPKAGKTMLLKQIANSITTNHPDSELIVLLIDERPEEVTDIERSVDGDVVSSTFDEVPDNHIKVAELVLERAMRLVEHKKDVVILLDSITRLARAYNLVIPPSGRTLSGGIDPAALHKPKRFFGAARNIEEGGSLTILSTALVETGSRMDDVIFEEFKGTGNMELHLDRKLAERRIFPAIDIRKSGTRKEEMLIEKDHLDKLWSIRKTMDDSSDFVNHFYRRLRQTKSNEEFFRLFEKEKSGQS; encoded by the coding sequence ATGGAAGTCACATTGGCAGAACTTGAGAACATGAAGTTAAAAGAACTTTATGATCTTGCCAAACAATATAAAGTTTCATATTATAGTAAATTAACAAAACGAGAACTGGTTTTCTCTATATTGAAAGCCCGTGCGGAAAATGACGGATTGTCATTTATGGAAGGCGTTTTGGAAATCATCACTTCAGAAGGATTCGGTTTCTTACGACCGATTAATTATTCACCGAGTTCCGAGGATATTTACATATCCGCTTCCCAGATCAGACGCTTTGACCTTAGGAGCGGTGATAAAGTTTCCGGGAAGGTGAGACCGCCTAAAGAGAATGAAAGGTATTTCGGTTTACTGCATGTTGAGGCGGTTAACGGTGATGATCCTGAAACTGCTAAAGACCGTGTTTATTTTCCGGCATTAACCCCTCTATATCCGGAAAAGAAAATGTCGTTGGAAACGCATGCCAAAGGCATATCAACCCGTGTCATGGATATGATTTCCCCAGTTGGATATGGCCAGAGGGGACTTATCGTTGCTCCGCCTAAAGCGGGTAAAACCATGTTGCTAAAGCAAATCGCAAATAGTATCACAACGAATCATCCCGATAGTGAACTCATTGTCCTTCTCATAGACGAGCGTCCTGAAGAAGTCACTGATATTGAACGTTCAGTTGACGGGGATGTCGTCAGTTCAACTTTCGATGAGGTTCCCGATAATCATATAAAAGTCGCTGAACTTGTCCTTGAACGGGCGATGCGATTAGTGGAACACAAAAAAGATGTTGTCATCCTACTGGATAGTATTACGCGCTTAGCAAGAGCCTATAACTTAGTCATACCACCAAGTGGACGAACCTTATCTGGAGGGATTGATCCCGCTGCGCTTCATAAGCCAAAACGATTCTTTGGTGCCGCTCGAAACATTGAAGAAGGCGGCAGTTTAACGATTTTGTCCACCGCCTTGGTCGAAACAGGTTCAAGGATGGATGACGTCATTTTTGAAGAATTTAAAGGTACGGGGAACATGGAACTCCACCTTGACCGCAAACTGGCTGAGCGCCGCATCTTTCCAGCGATTGATATTCGCAAGTCCGGAACACGTAAAGAAGAGATGTTAATTGAAAAGGATCACTTAGATAAGTTATGGTCGATCCGCAAAACGATGGACGACTCATCCGACTTTGTTAATCACTTCTATCGTCGTTTGCGCCAAACGAAATCAAATGAAGAATTTTTCCGGCTGTTTGAGAAAGAGAAGAGTGGTCAATCTTAA
- a CDS encoding thymidine kinase: MQLTNQNGWLECICGSMFSGKSEELIRRVRRATFGKQKVEVFKPAVDNRYSEEAVVSHAGHSVVARPIDQAQQIMALKEADTQVIAIDEAQFFAADVVTTAEVLADQGVRVIVAGLDLDFRGEPFGPMPELMAASETISKLNAICMVCGSPASRTQRLIDGHPANYHDPVILVGASESYEPRCRHCHQVPSHTVPKTSTPETVEVGEN; this comes from the coding sequence ATGCAGTTAACCAATCAAAATGGCTGGCTTGAGTGTATTTGTGGCAGCATGTTTTCAGGAAAGTCTGAAGAGTTGATCCGCCGCGTCAGACGTGCGACGTTTGGCAAGCAGAAGGTCGAAGTATTTAAACCCGCTGTTGATAACCGTTATAGTGAGGAAGCCGTTGTTTCGCATGCGGGTCATTCCGTTGTTGCTAGACCTATTGACCAAGCGCAGCAAATCATGGCTCTTAAGGAAGCTGATACTCAAGTCATAGCTATTGATGAAGCCCAGTTTTTTGCTGCCGATGTTGTTACAACTGCTGAAGTGCTGGCAGATCAGGGTGTCCGGGTGATTGTGGCCGGGTTAGACTTAGACTTCCGTGGGGAGCCTTTTGGACCGATGCCGGAATTGATGGCGGCAAGTGAGACCATTAGCAAATTAAATGCCATTTGTATGGTTTGTGGTTCACCAGCGAGCCGCACACAGCGATTGATTGACGGTCATCCGGCAAATTATCATGATCCGGTTATATTGGTGGGTGCTTCGGAATCTTATGAGCCGCGTTGCCGGCATTGTCATCAAGTTCCCAGCCACACGGTACCCAAGACGAGCACGCCAGAAACGGTGGAAGTAGGAGAAAATTAG
- the rpmE gene encoding 50S ribosomal protein L31: MKQGIHPEYHKVTVKCSCGNEFETGSVKEGPLSVEICSNCHPFYTGRQRFADSGGRVDRFKKKYNLK; this comes from the coding sequence ATGAAACAAGGAATTCATCCAGAATACCATAAAGTCACTGTTAAATGCTCTTGCGGCAATGAATTCGAAACAGGCTCCGTTAAAGAAGGGCCTCTTAGTGTAGAGATTTGCTCGAATTGCCATCCGTTCTACACAGGTCGTCAAAGATTTGCTGATAGTGGTGGCCGTGTTGACCGCTTTAAGAAAAAATATAATCTTAAGTAA
- the prmC gene encoding peptide chain release factor N(5)-glutamine methyltransferase, with translation MKRSIQEALRWASSFLNQYGRDANVGEILLRDRLQVDRTELLTRLQDPLDIADDDWLEEKVRDHVMKGIPVQHITGYEWFYGRPFTVSPDVLIPRPETEELVAGTLRRAQHMFPQRSTHVCDIGTGSGILAVTLALEHPEWYVSAVDISHEALDVARKNAANLGANIAFYHGNLLEPLLLTGHQVNVFICNPPYIPDPDMLSLDDVVKDHDPAIALAGGEDGLSMYRRIIADLPKVLMDKALVAFEIGSGQGMSIKNMLVDVFGANARVEIETDINQKERMVFAIIHNNK, from the coding sequence ATGAAGCGATCGATTCAAGAAGCCCTGAGATGGGCTTCTTCTTTTTTAAATCAATATGGACGCGATGCGAATGTTGGTGAAATTCTACTAAGGGATCGCCTGCAGGTGGATCGGACAGAGTTGCTCACACGCCTGCAAGATCCGCTGGATATAGCTGATGATGATTGGCTTGAGGAAAAAGTTCGCGATCATGTTATGAAAGGGATTCCAGTTCAGCATATCACGGGTTACGAATGGTTTTATGGCCGTCCGTTTACGGTCAGCCCGGATGTACTGATACCGCGCCCGGAAACAGAAGAATTGGTTGCAGGAACATTGCGACGGGCACAGCATATGTTTCCGCAAAGGTCGACCCACGTATGTGATATCGGGACAGGCAGCGGGATATTGGCGGTAACATTGGCTTTAGAACACCCGGAATGGTATGTGAGTGCCGTTGATATATCTCATGAGGCTCTAGATGTTGCCCGGAAAAATGCAGCGAATTTAGGCGCTAACATCGCGTTCTATCATGGCAATTTGTTGGAGCCCTTGTTGCTGACAGGACACCAAGTGAACGTATTCATATGCAATCCACCGTATATCCCTGATCCTGATATGCTTAGTCTTGATGATGTTGTGAAAGATCATGACCCCGCCATTGCCCTAGCCGGCGGTGAAGATGGTCTCTCCATGTACCGCCGTATCATCGCTGATTTACCGAAAGTTTTGATGGATAAGGCGCTCGTTGCTTTTGAAATTGGCTCAGGACAAGGAATGAGTATTAAGAATATGCTTGTGGATGTATTTGGTGCTAACGCAAGGGTCGAGATTGAAACCGATATAAACCAGAAAGAGCGAATGGTATTCGCGATTATCCACAATAACAAATAA
- the fba gene encoding class II fructose-1,6-bisphosphate aldolase, which yields MPLVSMTEMLKKAKSEHYAVGQFNINNLEYTQAILQAAEDEQSPVILGVSEGAAKYIGGFHVTVQLVKALMEQYGTTVPVAIHLDHGSSFDKCVQAIRAGFTSVMIDGSHYPLEENIALTKKVVEAAHPAGVSVEAELGRIGGQEDDVVVEDAEAAYAIPSECKQLIDETGVDCFAPALGSVHGPYKGEPNLGFDRMEEISKLTGVPLVLHGGSGIPIADVQKAIRFGHAKVNVNTESQIASAQVVRQVLDEKPELYDTRKYFGPARDAIKETVVGKMRDFGSSNKA from the coding sequence ATGCCATTAGTTTCAATGACGGAAATGCTTAAGAAGGCCAAATCTGAGCATTATGCCGTTGGTCAATTTAACATTAATAACCTCGAATATACGCAAGCGATTCTTCAGGCAGCTGAAGATGAACAATCGCCGGTCATTCTAGGAGTTTCTGAAGGGGCAGCCAAATATATTGGCGGTTTTCATGTAACTGTCCAATTGGTTAAAGCTCTTATGGAACAGTATGGCACTACTGTTCCCGTCGCCATCCATTTGGATCATGGATCTTCCTTCGACAAATGTGTACAAGCGATTCGGGCCGGATTCACTTCGGTCATGATTGACGGCTCTCATTATCCTTTGGAAGAAAACATTGCTCTAACGAAAAAGGTCGTTGAGGCCGCACATCCTGCAGGGGTTTCCGTGGAAGCTGAACTAGGACGTATTGGTGGTCAAGAAGATGACGTTGTTGTTGAAGATGCTGAGGCTGCCTACGCGATTCCATCTGAGTGCAAGCAGCTGATTGATGAAACAGGTGTGGATTGTTTTGCTCCAGCACTTGGTTCGGTTCACGGTCCATATAAAGGCGAACCCAATCTCGGCTTTGATCGTATGGAAGAAATCAGCAAATTAACCGGCGTTCCGCTCGTGCTTCATGGAGGCAGCGGCATACCGATTGCTGATGTACAAAAAGCGATTCGCTTTGGTCATGCCAAAGTTAATGTCAATACGGAAAGTCAAATCGCTTCTGCTCAAGTTGTGCGTCAAGTTTTAGATGAAAAACCCGAACTGTATGATACACGTAAGTACTTTGGTCCAGCACGTGATGCTATTAAAGAAACAGTTGTTGGCAAAATGCGTGATTTTGGTTCGTCCAATAAGGCATAA
- the glpX gene encoding class II fructose-bisphosphatase, whose protein sequence is MERSLSMELVRVTEAAALASARWMGRAKKEEADDAATTAMRSVFDTVPMEGTVVIGEGEKDQAPMLYIGEDLGTGDGPGVDVAVDPVEGTNIVAKGTWNALAVLAIADRGNLLHAPDMYMDKIAVGPESVGKINLDAPVVDNLEAVAKARNKDVEDLVVVILDRPRHDQLIKDVRNAGARIKLIPEGDVAAAIHTAFDNTGVDMLLGQGGAPEGVISAVALKCLGGEIQGRLMPRNDEELNRCLNMGISDVNQVLHMEDLVSGDDAIFAATGVTDGELLRGVRYQGNKGRTQSLVMRARSGTVRFINGDHSLIKKPNLVIKNE, encoded by the coding sequence ATGGAAAGAAGTCTATCAATGGAATTGGTCCGCGTAACTGAAGCAGCTGCCTTAGCTTCAGCGAGGTGGATGGGACGTGCCAAAAAGGAAGAAGCTGATGATGCGGCCACAACGGCCATGCGTAGTGTGTTTGATACTGTACCTATGGAGGGCACAGTTGTTATTGGCGAAGGCGAAAAAGATCAAGCTCCAATGCTCTATATCGGCGAAGATTTAGGAACGGGAGATGGACCAGGGGTTGATGTTGCCGTTGACCCTGTGGAAGGAACCAATATTGTTGCTAAAGGGACGTGGAACGCTTTAGCAGTCCTCGCGATTGCTGACCGGGGAAATCTATTACACGCCCCGGATATGTATATGGACAAAATCGCCGTCGGGCCCGAGTCCGTCGGAAAAATAAATCTTGATGCGCCTGTGGTTGATAATCTAGAAGCTGTAGCGAAGGCAAGAAATAAAGATGTTGAAGATTTGGTGGTCGTCATCTTAGACAGGCCCCGACATGATCAATTGATCAAAGATGTCCGCAACGCAGGTGCCCGCATCAAATTAATACCAGAAGGCGATGTAGCCGCCGCCATTCACACAGCTTTTGATAACACTGGCGTTGATATGTTATTAGGGCAAGGTGGAGCCCCTGAAGGTGTTATTTCTGCGGTGGCGTTAAAGTGCCTAGGAGGAGAAATTCAAGGAAGGTTAATGCCGCGTAATGATGAAGAATTAAACCGCTGTTTGAACATGGGCATAAGTGATGTCAATCAAGTCTTGCACATGGAAGACTTAGTTAGCGGTGATGATGCTATTTTTGCAGCTACCGGTGTGACCGATGGCGAGCTCCTTCGAGGTGTCCGTTATCAAGGTAATAAAGGTCGTACACAATCATTAGTCATGCGAGCCCGTTCAGGAACGGTTCGTTTTATCAACGGTGATCATAGTCTTATTAAAAAACCGAATCTCGTGATCAAAAATGAATAA
- a CDS encoding UDP-N-acetylglucosamine 1-carboxyvinyltransferase gives MDKLMIEGGQRLKGTIQVSGAKNSAVALIPAAILAKDTVTIDQLPNISDVQTLSELLEEIGGTVQLEGDALTVDSSQMVSMPLPNGRVKKLRASYYLMGAMLGRFKKAVIGLPGGCNLGPRPIDQHIKGFEALGAEITNEQGAIYLRAEELVGARIYLDVVSVGATINIMLAAVRAKGKTVIENAAKEPEIIDVATLLTSMGAKIKGAGTDVIRIEGVQELHGCRHSIIPDRIEAGTFMAAAAAMGDQVLIDNVIPQHVESLTAKLREMGIQVEIGDDQMMISNSGDPFKKIDVKTLVYPGFPTDLQQPLTSLLTQADGTSMVTDTIYTSRFKHVDELRRMGADIKVEGSSSIIHGPVTLQGARVRATDLRAGAALVIAGLMADGVTEVTGVEHIDRGYSLLVEKLKGIGAKIWRKDLDTREQEQVIT, from the coding sequence ATGGATAAGCTAATGATTGAAGGCGGTCAGCGCCTTAAAGGGACCATACAAGTCAGCGGAGCAAAGAATAGTGCAGTTGCGTTGATACCGGCAGCTATTTTGGCGAAAGACACTGTTACCATTGACCAATTACCAAATATTTCAGACGTACAGACCCTGTCCGAATTGTTGGAGGAAATTGGTGGTACTGTCCAATTGGAAGGTGATGCATTGACTGTTGACTCAAGTCAAATGGTATCTATGCCGCTTCCAAATGGCCGGGTGAAAAAGCTAAGAGCTTCCTACTATTTAATGGGAGCTATGCTGGGCCGGTTTAAAAAAGCTGTTATTGGTTTGCCTGGAGGGTGTAATCTTGGCCCACGTCCCATTGATCAACACATTAAAGGTTTTGAGGCCCTAGGTGCCGAAATTACAAATGAGCAAGGGGCAATCTATTTGCGTGCTGAAGAACTGGTGGGTGCACGCATTTACCTTGATGTTGTCAGTGTCGGGGCAACGATTAATATTATGTTGGCGGCTGTAAGAGCCAAAGGCAAAACCGTCATTGAAAACGCGGCGAAGGAACCGGAAATTATTGATGTTGCAACGTTGTTGACGAGTATGGGAGCTAAAATTAAAGGTGCGGGAACGGACGTTATCCGCATTGAGGGTGTTCAAGAGTTACACGGCTGCCGTCATTCGATTATTCCTGATCGTATCGAGGCTGGAACATTTATGGCTGCGGCTGCTGCCATGGGTGACCAGGTTCTCATTGATAATGTCATTCCACAGCACGTTGAATCTTTGACGGCAAAACTTCGTGAAATGGGGATCCAGGTAGAGATCGGTGATGATCAAATGATGATTTCTAATTCAGGAGATCCGTTTAAGAAAATTGATGTCAAAACACTGGTATACCCAGGATTCCCGACGGATTTACAGCAACCTTTGACATCGCTGTTAACGCAGGCTGATGGCACAAGCATGGTCACCGATACGATCTATACATCCCGTTTCAAACATGTCGATGAACTGCGGCGAATGGGTGCGGATATCAAGGTTGAAGGAAGTTCGTCAATCATTCACGGTCCGGTGACCTTACAAGGTGCACGCGTCCGGGCAACAGATCTACGCGCAGGAGCGGCTTTAGTGATTGCGGGTTTAATGGCCGACGGTGTTACGGAAGTGACAGGCGTTGAGCATATTGACCGTGGTTACAGCCTTTTAGTAGAAAAGCTAAAAGGTATTGGTGCCAAAATTTGGCGTAAAGACTTGGATACCCGAGAGCAAGAGCAGGTTATAACTTGA
- the fsa gene encoding fructose-6-phosphate aldolase yields the protein MKYFIDTANVEQISEINDWGIIDGVTTNPTLVAKENADFTERLKEITAIVSGSVSAEVVATDAEGMIAEGKQLAAIAPNITVKIPMTSEGLKAVSHLHANNIDTNVTLVFSANQALLAARAGATYVSPFIGRLDDIGQSGTELVGQIAELFAVHELDTQIIAASVRHPQHVIDAALSGADIATLPYKLFSQLVGHPLTDKGLAAFLEDWHQYKGNQK from the coding sequence ATGAAATATTTCATTGATACGGCAAATGTTGAGCAAATTTCGGAAATTAATGACTGGGGCATTATTGACGGTGTGACGACGAATCCGACACTTGTTGCTAAAGAAAACGCGGATTTTACTGAGCGATTAAAGGAGATCACAGCTATTGTATCGGGTTCGGTTAGCGCTGAAGTCGTCGCAACAGATGCTGAAGGCATGATTGCAGAAGGCAAACAACTTGCTGCCATCGCGCCGAATATTACGGTCAAAATTCCGATGACATCAGAAGGACTGAAAGCAGTTAGTCATTTGCATGCAAATAACATTGATACCAATGTGACCCTTGTGTTTTCTGCCAACCAAGCTCTTCTAGCTGCAAGAGCCGGGGCAACTTATGTTTCGCCTTTTATCGGTCGGCTTGATGATATTGGGCAAAGTGGCACTGAGTTAGTGGGACAGATTGCTGAACTATTTGCGGTGCATGAGCTAGATACGCAAATTATAGCAGCTTCTGTTCGCCATCCCCAACATGTTATTGATGCCGCGTTATCCGGTGCTGATATTGCGACACTGCCTTATAAACTGTTCAGTCAGCTCGTCGGGCATCCATTGACTGATAAGGGATTAGCGGCATTTCTGGAAGACTGGCATCAATATAAAGGGAACCAAAAGTAA
- the prfA gene encoding peptide chain release factor 1, which yields MLERLQSIEDRYEKLNQQLMDPEVINDAKKLREYSKEQADLQDIVQTYRDYKEVIEEYDGAKAMVADETDPDMKEMARTEMEELGDRQQELEEQLKKMMMPKDPNDDKNVIVEIRGAAGGDEAALFAGDLYKMYTHYAETNGWKVDVIETSENEVGGFKEVIFMVNGQGAYSKLKFESGAHRVQRVPETESGGRIHTSTATVVVLPEAEEVEVDIQDKDIRVDTFASSGPGGQSVNTTMSAVRLTHEPTGIVVSCQDEKSQIKNKEKAMKVLRARIYDKYQKEAEQEYDEHRKSAVGSGDRSERIRTYNFPQSRVTDHRIGLTLHKLDQILEGKLEEIHEALIVEEQAKLMEEAEQ from the coding sequence GTGCTTGAACGTTTGCAATCAATTGAAGATCGTTATGAAAAATTGAATCAACAATTAATGGATCCTGAAGTCATTAATGACGCTAAGAAACTTCGTGAATATTCGAAAGAACAGGCTGATTTACAAGACATTGTACAGACATACCGTGACTATAAAGAGGTCATCGAAGAGTATGATGGCGCCAAAGCTATGGTTGCGGATGAAACCGATCCAGATATGAAGGAAATGGCGCGTACCGAAATGGAAGAATTGGGGGATCGTCAGCAAGAATTAGAGGAACAATTGAAGAAAATGATGATGCCAAAAGACCCCAATGATGATAAGAATGTGATTGTAGAAATCCGAGGTGCCGCTGGCGGGGATGAAGCTGCTTTGTTCGCAGGTGATTTGTATAAGATGTATACGCACTATGCTGAAACCAACGGATGGAAAGTGGATGTCATTGAAACCAGTGAAAATGAAGTTGGCGGTTTTAAAGAAGTGATTTTTATGGTTAACGGTCAAGGCGCGTATTCCAAGCTCAAGTTTGAAAGTGGTGCTCATCGTGTTCAACGTGTGCCCGAAACGGAATCGGGCGGACGTATTCATACGTCCACAGCAACGGTTGTTGTGTTGCCGGAAGCTGAGGAAGTTGAAGTGGATATTCAAGACAAAGATATTCGTGTTGACACATTCGCTTCGAGCGGTCCCGGAGGTCAAAGTGTTAATACAACGATGTCGGCGGTCAGGTTAACGCACGAGCCCACAGGTATTGTCGTCTCCTGTCAGGATGAAAAATCGCAAATTAAGAATAAAGAAAAAGCGATGAAAGTGTTGCGGGCGAGAATTTATGACAAGTATCAAAAAGAAGCTGAGCAGGAATATGATGAACATCGGAAGTCAGCAGTCGGTTCTGGTGATCGTTCTGAACGGATTAGAACTTACAATTTCCCACAAAGCCGGGTCACGGATCATCGGATTGGCTTAACGCTTCACAAACTAGATCAGATATTAGAAGGTAAGCTTGAAGAAATCCATGAAGCGTTGATAGTTGAAGAACAAGCCAAGTTAATGGAAGAGGCCGAACAATGA